The Phacochoerus africanus isolate WHEZ1 chromosome 9, ROS_Pafr_v1, whole genome shotgun sequence genomic sequence GGGTGGCTCAGCCTAGAGTCTGGGTTGCTGGGGGTTCAGGTGGGGACTAGGCTGGTGCCTATCCCTTTGCTGGGGCTTCCGGTCTGACCCCTCTCCCCTTTTGCCGGAGAAAGGCCTAAGTTGAGGGCCACCAGTGTGGGCGTCTCCGCCCCTCACCCAAGGCTTTCAGCCATCTGCAAGGTGGGGAGCCTGAGGCCCACCACCGGGGACGATAGGCTGAGGGGTGGGCAGTGGCGGGGACTTCCAGGTGCTCCCGAGAAGGGCCTGCCCTCTGCTTGGCCCAAGTCTCTCCCACTCCTCCCCTAATCTCTTCCCCCCTGCATGTCTGTCCACAGAACAACTCCTGGGGAAAGCAGTACTCCTACGCCCTCTTCAAGGCCATGAGCCACATGCTGTGCATTGGGTATGGCCGGCAGGCCCCGGTGGGCATGTCGGATGTCTGGCTCACCATGCTCAGCATGATCGTGGGCGCCACCTGCTACGCCATGTTCATCGGCCACGCCACCGCCCTCATCCAGTCGCTGGACTCCTCCCGGCGCCAGTACCAGGAAAAGGTAGGGTGGGAGGCCGGGGTCCCTCCTGGGTGCTCTCAGGAGAAGCTGTCCGTTGGTGCTGCCCACAGGGAGCACgggctgccaggccctgggcccctACATGTCCAGCCTCCTGGGATTAGGGCTCCCCAGGTGGCACCCCATCTAGGGGAGAACTGCATCAACTCCCCGGCTTTAAACCTTTAATGGTCTTTTTATCTGAACCCCCCCTTTCCTCCTGCTGTACGGGGCCCTGTCTCTTCTGACTGAGGGCCCCTTCACCtcctggccccctgcccccagcccacaaTCCCCTCCAGCACCCCCTTCTCTGAGGGCCTTCCCATCAGCATTGAAacttcctccatctctcccttaGAGCGTCTGTCCTTCCCTCCACCATCATCAGGCTCTGGCTGCTATCTTCCCTGTGGTCTGCCTTTTTCCTGGACAAATTcctaaaaccaaccaaccagccaaAAACCCTGCATTGTTTGGCTGCTGAATCTGCTTTTTTCTCTCGGCCCACTGAGCCTGAGAtcccctctgcccttcctgtTACTAAAGCCATTGGGTCTTTTGGGGTCTCCCCATCTTGCTCCCCTCTGATAGTTATCCCTCCCTCCTTGGCTTTGCACTTGTCCGCATGAACGTGTGCTCTCGGCTCCCTCCCTGCTGTCCTTGGCTGGCTCGCTCGCCTTCTCCATCCATCAGGCAGCCCACAGTGGCCCCTGGTGCTGTGGGCCCAGCCCTctgttcctctctccctctcatctTCCTGGGGGCTGCTCTTTTCCCACCCCTTGCTCTCTATCCATCTCAGTGCAGTGGCACCCAAATAGAATAATCAGCCCCTACCTCCTTCCTCAACCCCCGACCACTTGatgcctccctgggcctcaatcTCATCGTGTCCAAAATAACAGTCTCCTGCCTGCTCTACTCTGAACCTCCTCTCTGGCCTGTCTTATTAGCAGATATAGCAGCACAGATGCCAGGCCAGAAGCTGGGAGCCAGTCATCCTTGCTGTCTGTCAGTGGCTGCCCCCATCAGCATCTCCCCCTCTTCATCCAGCAGTGCCTGCCTGGGGCGCAGCAGCTGGAAGAACCTTAGGGAACTTCACCTCCCAGCCCTCAGGAGCCCCCTGGCATCTCTCTGCAGCGGCACTGTGTCCCCACCTCTTTGGAGCACAAGTACTTGAGGATAGACTCCCCTATTTCTGATTTTCCTGGGGTACAGGGAAGTCCCTTACATCCCAGTGTGCAGAAAATCTGTCCTTGCCTCATTGTGCCTCCTGTCCCAGCCTCACTTCTGAGGATTCCCACTCTCCACCCACAATCCAGGGACAGCTGGGGCAGCACCCGCCCATCATCCTCAGGGTGGGCAGGAGCATTTCTTATTTGGTTGAGCCCTGGACACTTGGGTTCACAAATATCTTGTCTCCAAATATCTGTTTAAGGTCTCTgctctgcccagcccctcccaTGGGCTGCAGTGGCTCCTCAACAAAAGACTCGGCCTCAGCCGAGGCCACAAGGCCACACTGGGTACATGCCCCACGTGATGGGTCAGGCATCCTGGCTTCAGCCTCCAGTCGCTCTAACCGCTGCAGCCCATTCCGCTGCCTGTGTCCAATTTTTACAACTGATGGGAAACAGTTCCTTCTGGAGTCTGTGGGTGAGGCCTCTCCAGTCCACAGTGTAACACAGAAGAGAGGGACATTTAGAGCAGACTTGGTCAACCTCCTGGTCAGTTGGCCTCCTTCCTGTAACTGGGCTTTGGACAGTCCCTCTTGTCCCCCAGCCACCTTCATAGTATCAAACATGGTGAGGACTGGACATTCCGGTGGCACCCCTCTTCCGTCCCAAGTGGCTGGGAGTCAGCTGAGTCTGGGTGGTGCCAGCTGGGGTAGTGAAGCCACTGGCTAGGAGGTGacaccctcttccctctctcctgggCCTCAGTACAAGCAGGTGGAGCAGTACATGTCCTTCCACAAGCTCCCGCCCGACACCCGGCAGCGCATCCACGACTACTACGAGCACCGCTACCAGGGCAAGATGTTCGATGAGGAGAGCATTCTGGGCGAGCTGAGTGAGCCCCTGCGGGAGGTGAGCTCTGCAGCCCGGGGTCTGGACCTGGGATGGGAGCCAGGCCTTCCTGCTGGGCGGCTGCCCtcatcccctcctcctcttctccctccacccTGTCTGGGGAGCAGGAGATCATCAACTTTAACTGCCGCAAGCTGGTGGCCTCCATGCCGCTGTTTGCCAACGCGGACCCCAACTTCGTGACCTCCATGCTGACTAAGCTGCGCTTCGAGGTCTTCCAGCCGGGAGACTACATCATCCGCGAAGGCACCATTGGCAAGAAGATGTACTTCATCCAGCACGGTGTGGTCAGCGTGCTCACCAAGGGCAACAAGGAGACCAAGCTGGCGGATGGCTCCTATTTTGGAGGTGAGGCAGCCTAGGGGCCCTGGTGGGACAGGGGGATGGGCTGGAGAGTCAGGGACCGTGACATTGCAGACCCTCATGCTACTGCCTGGAGCTGGATGTCTGTGAGCCCAGGACAGGAGTGTGGTCCCAGAGATGGGAAAGATAGTCTGGTACGTTTTGGTTGGGGACTGGCCTCCCCTATGGccagagcctgggggtggggccttGTGAACCTGCCCAGCTTCAGTCCCAGgtcagggtggggcaggggggcccTTTGGAGTCGGTGGGGAGTGCCCTCTTGACTGCTGCCGTCCTGGCAGAGATCTGCCTGCTGACGAGGGGCCGACGCACAGCCAGCGTCAGGGCAGACACGTACTGCCGCCTCTACTCGCTAAGCGTGGACAACTTCAACGAGGTGCTGGAGGAGTACCCCATGATGCGGCGGGCCTTCGAGACCGTGGCGCTGGACCGCCTGGACCGCATCGGTGAGAGCGCCGCCGGGCGGGTGGCGGGAGGGCgggctcccctctcctcccactctGGTCTGAGCGCCTGCTCTCTCCCGTTCTGTGGCTCAGGCAAGAAGAACTCCATCCTCCTTCACAAAGTCCAGCACGACCTCAACTCAGGCGTCTTTAACTACCAGGAGAACGAGATCATCCAGCAGATCGTGCAGCACGACCGGGAGATGGCGCACTGCGCCCACCGCGTCCAGGCCGCCGCCTCCGGCACGCCGACCCCCACGCCCGTCATCTGGACCCCGCTGATCCAGGCACCGCTGCAGGCGGCAGCCGCCACCACTTCCGTGGCCATCGCCCTCACCCACCACCCGCGCCTGCCCGCTGCCATCTTCCGGCCTCCCCCGGGGCCCGGGCTCGGCGGCCTCGGGGCGGGGCAGACGCCCAGGCACCTGAAGCGGCTGCAGTCCCTGATCCCGTCTGCGCTGGGCTCTGCCTCGCCCGCCAGCAGCCCGTCGCAGGCGGACACGccgtcttcctcctccttccacatCCAGCAGCTGGCCGGATTCTCTGCACCTGCCGGCCTGAGCCCGCTGCTGCCCTCGTCCAGCTCCTCCCCACCGCCAGGGGTCTGCGGCGGCTCCTCCCCAGCGCCCACGCCATCCACCGCTGCAGCCACCGCCACCGCTGGGTTCGGCCACTTCCACAAGGCGCTGGGTGGCTCCCTGTCCTCGTCCGACTCTCCCCTGCTCACGCCGCTGCAGCCAGGCGCCCGCTCCCCACAGACCAACCAGCCTCCGCCCCCGCTGCCCGGGGCCCGGGGCGGCCTGGGACTCCTGGAGCACTTCCTGCCGCCCCCACCCTCAGCCAGGTCCCCGTCGTCCAGCCCTGGGCAGCTGGGCCAGCCTCCCGGGGAGCTGTCCCCCGGTGTGGCCGCTGGCCCTCCAAGTACGCCAGAGACACCCCCTCGGCAGCCTGAGCGGCTGTCCTTGGTGGCAGGGGCCTCTGGGGGGGCGTCTCCTGTAGCCTTTACCCCCCGAGGGGGTCTCAGCCCCCCTGGCCACAGCCCAGGCCCTCCAAGAACTTTCCCAAGTGCCCCGCCCCGGGCCTCTGGCTCCCACGGTTCCCTGCTCCTGCCACCTGCATCCAGTCCCCCGCCACCCCAGGTCCCCCAGCGCCGGGGCACGccacccctcaccccaggccGCCTCACCCAGGACCTCAAGCTCATCTCAGCCTCTCAGCCGGCCCTGCCCCAGGACGGGGCGCAGACTCTCCGCAGAGCCTCCCCGCATTCCTCTGGGGAGTCGATGGCTGCCTTCCCGCTCTTTCCCAGAGCCGggggcggcagcggcagcggggGCAGTGGGGGCCTCGGTCTCCCCGGGAGGCCCTATGGTGCCATCCCCGGCCAGCACGTCACTCTGCCTCGGAAGACATCCTCAGGTTCTTTGCCACCCCCGCTTTCTTTGTTTGGGGCAAGAGCCGCCTCTTCTGGGGGGCCCCCTCTGACTGCTGCTCCCCAGAGGGAACCTGGGGCCCGGTCTGAGCCAGTGCGCTCCAAACTGCCCTCCAACCTCTGAGCTGCGGCCccgccctccctctgcctcctctttttttctccctcttttcttccttcaggtTTAACTGTGATTAGGAGATATaccaataacaataataattatcatttaaaaacccACACCAGAAAAAAGACAGCAGAAAATAACCAGGTATTCTTAGAGCTATAGATTTTTGGTCACTTGCTTTTATAGACTATTTTAATACTCAGCactagagggagggaggggggaggggagcaggcagggccCAAATGCAAAAGCCAGAGGAAGGCAGGTGGGGGTGACCCATGTTTGGGGTTCCTAGAACAGACCTGTCATTGTATTCATTTTCAGGCAGTAGCCACCACCAGGCCCTTAGCTGTGAACTTGGAGCCCCACTCTGCTGGGGGTCATCTCATTCCTCCAGGAAGGGCTGCCCTTGGTTTGTTCCTGGGGAGTCCCCTGAGCCCTTGGGACAAATGGGCCAGGGCCCTGAGagtcttgcatttttttctactgcaaaCTTAGCAagatatgtatatgaatatgtatatgtttatgtatatgtatgtaagatgtgtatatgtatagctatGTAGCGCTCTGTAGAGCCATGCAGATAGCCActcacatgtgtgcacatgtgtgtgcaatCTAATTTAACCCCATGTTGCCAGGACACCCAGGTCACCTTACATTCAGCAACCCGCCTTGGCCTGCAGGCTGGGCCACGCAGGGCCTGGGGGAAGGCATCTCTCTGGTCCTCAGGGAAGAGGACCCCAGGGCCTCTCAgcaggccccctccctccccatctctggtCTCAAAATCCACTCCCAGCCTCACCTCTTCACGTGGAAGCCGAAGACTCCAGGCCGTGCCTCTCCTTTCCTGTAGGGTCTCAAGCACACCCTGTCACCTCGGTGGCCGTCTGTTTTCCTATCTGTGCAAAGGGAGGTAAGGGAAGCTTCTGTTGACTGAGTCTGCTCTGTGCTGAGCCCTGGTGAAGCACTTTACACACAGTAACTTCTTCAGCTATACAAGGACCAGGAGGTGTAATTACTTTGATTCtccccatctcacagatgaggaatCCAAGTTTGGTAATTGTTCCAGAATCGCATAACTGCAAGTGGCAGAGGTGGGACTGATCTGAGATTGTAATGCACGCTTACCTGAGGCCAGCGCTGATGGTTCCTTTTCCTAAGAAAATCATGTTGAGAGGGGCTGAGTTTGACAGTCTCCACAAAGAGTGCAGAGGGAAGAGACCAGAGTTCAGAGGTAATCAGACCTGGTTTGAATCCCAGTCCTGCTGCTTCTTAGGTATGTCAACTTGCGCAAGTGATCTGAGCTTTCTGAGTCTGgtcccccatctgtaaaatgggaatacttCAAGTACCACCTCGCAAGGACCTATGAGGACCCGGGGGGAAAAGTAGGACATGTGAAATGCCCAGCCCAGCGCCCGGCACAGaccacagtaggtgctcaataaatcatggttcttctgcctcctcttcctgtgCCCAGCACATTGCCCCAGTGAGCTATGGTGAAAGCCCCGGGAGTGCTGGCTGCGGGCCCCAGGACTTAAGATCTCAGGACACAGGAGGCAGCTGGACCTTTCTAAGGGCCTGGGGAAGATGTGTGGCCAGTGGTGGGCTTGAGCCAAGCCTCCAGGTTTGGTAAGAgttggagggaaggaggaagtgcATGGCGGGGATATGACTGAGGTGCAGGTGCAGGCGTGGAGTCAGGGCTCTGGGAAGAGATCTAGAGGTGAGTGGTCAGAAGGAAGGCCTTAGGGAACAGGCTCAGGGGGCCTGGCTTTGAATCCAAAGGCAGCTAGGAGCCAGAACAGGATACAGCGTGGGGGGCCATTGTGAAAACCGCCCAGACACCTCCTGCCAGAGCCAAAGTCAGTGGTCTACCCACTGCCTAAACGGTGGGAGGAGGTTAGGCGCCAAGACCTGAGTAAAGAGGAGAGCTGGCACTGCCCCGTCCATCCAGAACACTCTTTCTCTACGCCAGAATGTTGGCAAGATCAGGTTTTGTCCTGGGCTGTGGACAAAGTTCCTCCCTAGATGGGCCATAGGGAGTCTGAGGCAATCATCTAGGAGAGAAGAGAGTGAAGGATCTTAGGGAAAAGACCAGGAGCCACCTGGCTTTCGTCTTTATGGGACAGAAGGAGCCTCTTGATCCCAGGGAGCTCTCAGAGCCATAAATAGCACCCTCAGCTCGATTTTTGCACCTGactctccccccccctccccaaggaaGGCAGCAGCACTTGCTCCAAACTCAGTCTAgtcctggagggggtggggggggaagagagggaagaggagtggAGTGGAGGGTCCAGGGCCATGAATGGTGAGGACCCTTCCTTGTCATCAGGGTGTGGCTCCACCACCCTCTTTAAATGCTcgtgcacacacgcacatttTATAAAAGCTCTGACTCAGCCCACCTGCTGCCTGAAGACCGGTAAAGTCAGGTCCTGTCATGGGCCCGCCCAACCCTGATCCCCTATAAGCAATTTTCAAATCTTccacttttaaaatggaaaacggTAAATGCGCCGGGttgcatattttatttcaataaaaaaaaattctagcagaAGCTGCCTTCTTCTAGGGGCAGGGATTGGGAGGGGGAGTGACAGTAGTGGGGAATGCTGGAGGCTCAGGAGCCAGGCGGTGGAGGGCAGTGGGGACATGGTCCCTAGAGCACCTGGGCGCTTGTGTGCACAGGCATGTGCCCCCAGAGCAGGGAGTGAAGGTGCAAGGGAGTGCGAGTTTGGGCTAGAGATAAAAGTGTTCACTGGTTATGGGCTGGTGAGAGTCATTAAGGAGGAGGATGAGAGAGGAGGGTGTGTGTGCTAGTGGAGGTGTAAGACTCTGACTTGGGTCCTTCCCACCCCAGCTGTGGGGGCCACAGAGTCCCTGGGACTCGTTGGTCTCCCTGGAGGATGAGGGTATTCAGTGTGCACATGCACTGTAGGTGGATACTGAAGAGGCAGATGCAATCTTAGTCTGATCAGATGGGCCCTCAGAAGATGGAGGTTGGCCAGAGGACAAAAGGTGACCAGGCTCAGGGGAGGGTGTCATGGCCAGAAGGTTGCTTTTCAGAGTGACCAAGGAGGGGGCACAACCACCAGGTTCCTTCAGGGTTTGGAGGTGTGGCACCCACTCGCCATCGTGgtgtctggggcgggggggaagcagGGGAGACACACCTGACCCACAGACCCTCTGTGAAGCCCTCAGCCACCTCTGTCACCTCTGTCCACAGAGGGTCCCAAGTGCCCTGGGAGCTGAACCTTGCAGGCACATAGGCGAGAGGCAGTGCCCTGAGACTGGAAAAGTGAAGTCCCTGGGGCTCCCAGCGTGTGCGAGGAGTGCCGTGTTGCCTGCCAGCAGGAAGAGGGGAAAGTCCTCAGAAAAGGGCAGGGAACCCGGTCCTCATCACTGATTGCCTAGTCCATGCTGTTTCCATAGTAACCAGCCCGGGGAGTCCCGTTGCTAAGGAGGAAGCTCAGCAGGGCCTGCGTCCCCATGACAACTGCCCCCTGCGGCCCAGTCAGCAGCATGTCCTCAGGGACCACGGGGAGGGCAAGGCAGGATTCAGGCCTGGCCTCTGGGGTTGTGGGGAGGCCTTTATGGACAGATAGCAGCCCAGGGATGGGAGGGATTAGCTGCAGGCTGAGGCAAACCACCAGTAGTGGATCTGGGCAGAGGATAGATACCCTCACCTTTCCCACTCCAAATTCACCCCAGGCCCTCAGAGGGCCTTTGCTCCTCCACTAGGGGCTGGAGCAACCCTGGTCACAATCTTCTATGCTTTCTGACTTCAAAAGGACACTTagtaagcacctactgtgtgctaaaCACTTGGGGCTTTCCCGTTATCTCATTCCATCCTCACAACAACACTTAAGGGGCTAAGAATTAGCCTCAGTTACAGTGAGCCAAGGGCGCTGAGGCTCAAACTTGCCCAGACCAGTCAGCTAGAACGTGAAGGAGCCCAGGTGCACACTAGGGCCTGGAGACTCCAATCCCATCCCTCCCATTGGGGGTACATACCAAGGGCTGGTGGTAGAAGCAGTCTGTCTGTGCAGGCCACAAAGGGTGCATTGTctgtagaaaattaaaaaacaagactaAAAATGACTAAATGTGGTttgctttctcttattctttcacCATCACCAGCTATTAGTGATTCTGAACAGTAAGTGATAAAATACTGCCCCCCTCCATGACAGACAGCCGCCCCCTCATCCAAATGCCACCAAGCCCCCTGTTTCAAAGCCAGTGGACATCTGCCATACTTAAAGCTACCAGCACCCAGGGAAGGCCTGAAGGCATCCTCTCTGCCTAATGGGGCTAAAGCAGATGgggatttttaaaagagcattttgAGAGTTTAATAAAATCTCTCCCTTGATTCCATGTTTCTTCCCAGCTGCTGCTCCTCCTCATCCTTCCAGCCAGACTTCTTCAGAGTTGTCTGGTCGCCCTTTCTTTGAGTCATATCTTCCTCCACTGCAATCTGGCTCCCGCCTCTTCTGCATGGAATGGCTTGAGACAAGGTCCCTGTTGTGAAAGCCAGGACAGCCTCCCGGGCCTTGTGCTGCTGCCCTCCCAGCAGCCAGATCTGCCCGCTTCCAAGACCCACTTTCTTCTTACTGCTCTGCCTTTCTGTTCAACTTCAGTCTCAGAAGAAAGGGCTCTTCTTTTTCGGGAGGCTCAGGGATTCGGGGTCCCGACTGTTCCCCATCTTCTCACGCCACGTGTGCTTCAGCCTGGGTGCCTATTGCTGCTGCCCCTGTGTGGTTCCTCCCTGTTTTttgctcctcttcttctttcttgagtTTGCAGCTTCCAATGCACTACAGACCTAGTCCTCTCCaaccctc encodes the following:
- the HCN4 gene encoding potassium/sodium hyperpolarization-activated cyclic nucleotide-gated channel 4 — its product is MDKLPPSMRKRLYSLPQQVGAKAWIMDEEEDAEEEGAGGRQDPSRRSIRLRPLPSPSPSAAAGGTEPRGAAHGAADSEGSARGTGKSSTNGDCRRFRGSLASLGSRGGSGAGAGGGSSHGHLHDSAEERRLITEGDASPGEDRTPPGLAAEPERPGASAQPAASPPPPQQPPQPVPASCEQPSVDTAIKVEGGAAAGDQILPEAEVRLGQAGFMQRQFGAMLQPGVNKFSLRMFGSQKAVEREQERVKSAGFWIIHPYSDFRFYWDLTMLLLMVGNLIIIPVGITFFKDENTTPWIVFNVVSDTFFLIDLVLNFRTGIVVEDNTEIILDPQRIKMKYLKSWFVVDFISSIPVDYIFLIVETRIDSEVYKTARALRIVRFTKILSLLRLLRLSRLIRYIHQWEEIFHMTYDLASAVVRIVNLIGMMLLLCHWDGCLQFLVPMLQDFPDDCWVSINNMVNNSWGKQYSYALFKAMSHMLCIGYGRQAPVGMSDVWLTMLSMIVGATCYAMFIGHATALIQSLDSSRRQYQEKYKQVEQYMSFHKLPPDTRQRIHDYYEHRYQGKMFDEESILGELSEPLREEIINFNCRKLVASMPLFANADPNFVTSMLTKLRFEVFQPGDYIIREGTIGKKMYFIQHGVVSVLTKGNKETKLADGSYFGEICLLTRGRRTASVRADTYCRLYSLSVDNFNEVLEEYPMMRRAFETVALDRLDRIGKKNSILLHKVQHDLNSGVFNYQENEIIQQIVQHDREMAHCAHRVQAAASGTPTPTPVIWTPLIQAPLQAAAATTSVAIALTHHPRLPAAIFRPPPGPGLGGLGAGQTPRHLKRLQSLIPSALGSASPASSPSQADTPSSSSFHIQQLAGFSAPAGLSPLLPSSSSSPPPGVCGGSSPAPTPSTAAATATAGFGHFHKALGGSLSSSDSPLLTPLQPGARSPQTNQPPPPLPGARGGLGLLEHFLPPPPSARSPSSSPGQLGQPPGELSPGVAAGPPSTPETPPRQPERLSLVAGASGGASPVAFTPRGGLSPPGHSPGPPRTFPSAPPRASGSHGSLLLPPASSPPPPQVPQRRGTPPLTPGRLTQDLKLISASQPALPQDGAQTLRRASPHSSGESMAAFPLFPRAGGGSGSGGSGGLGLPGRPYGAIPGQHVTLPRKTSSGSLPPPLSLFGARAASSGGPPLTAAPQREPGARSEPVRSKLPSNL